Proteins found in one Pectobacterium atrosepticum genomic segment:
- a CDS encoding type II toxin-antitoxin system RelE/ParE family toxin, with product MAWKIVTRDLFDTWFDEQTEAVQEEVLAHLAILEEDGPQLGRPQVDQIKGSKYKNMKELRVQVGGHPFRTFFAFDRTRKAIVLCAGDKKGEDEKLFYERMIKIADAEFTSHLISPEVKEDGDA from the coding sequence TTGGCATGGAAAATAGTAACACGGGATCTATTCGATACTTGGTTTGATGAGCAAACCGAAGCGGTACAGGAAGAGGTTTTGGCACACCTCGCAATACTCGAAGAGGATGGCCCACAGCTAGGACGACCACAGGTTGATCAGATTAAAGGTTCAAAATACAAAAATATGAAGGAGCTGCGGGTTCAGGTTGGAGGCCACCCATTCCGAACATTCTTCGCGTTTGACCGGACACGTAAAGCGATTGTTTTATGTGCAGGAGATAAGAAAGGCGAGGATGAAAAATTGTTCTACGAACGTATGATTAAGATCGCAGACGCTGAGTTTACATCGCATCTGATATCACCGGAGGTAAAAGAAGATGGCGACGCTTAA
- a CDS encoding helix-turn-helix domain-containing protein, producing the protein MATLKEMMAKRSPESRARIEARTAEIRQEITLAKLREELKMSQTQLAAALGVKQPSIVKMEKVENDPKLSTLKRYVTALGGKLTLDVTLPNGKRIALTL; encoded by the coding sequence ATGGCGACGCTTAAAGAAATGATGGCTAAACGTTCACCGGAGAGCCGTGCCCGTATTGAGGCGCGCACGGCTGAGATCCGCCAGGAAATCACTTTAGCGAAACTACGCGAAGAACTGAAAATGTCGCAGACGCAGCTTGCAGCAGCATTGGGGGTCAAGCAGCCATCTATTGTTAAGATGGAAAAGGTTGAAAATGACCCAAAACTGTCAACGCTGAAACGCTATGTAACTGCCCTAGGCGGTAAGCTTACGCTAGATGTGACCCTACCTAATGGTAAGCGTATCGCGCTTACGTTGTAA
- a CDS encoding ABC transporter ATP-binding protein yields the protein MTAPIMSVSHLTTAFQVNGEWMNVVRDLSFTIGEKETVAVVGESGSGKSVMAKSIMRLLPPGQSRTEGQIYFGDTELLSLPNKAMQDVRGNRIGMIFQEPMTSLNPVLPIGYQITEVLRRHRGMGKAEARAEAIRLLEKVRIPAAKSRLNEYPQSFSGGMRQRVVIAIALACHPKLLIADEPTTALDVTIQAQILTLIKTLQEEEGMSVLFITHDMGVVAEVSDRTLVMYQGEMVENAVTREIFHHPQQPYTRMLLSAVPKLGSMSGSAWPQRFPLVDLKTGERQPVPDAVNTVSGEEPVLTVKNLVTRFDIRSGFFRRLSGRVHAVENVSFDLWPGETLALVGESGCGKSTTGRSIIRLNDAVSGDIQLLGKNILTADKRELIDSRRQIQMVFQDPYESLNPRMRVGEAIAEPMLLHGLATRQNVNARVSALLEQVGLSGDMATRFPHQFSGGQRQRVCIARALALEPKVIIADESVSALDVSVKAQVINLMLDLQQKLGLSFLFISHDMAVVERISHRVAVMYLGEIVEIGPRSAIFDNPQHDYTRRLISAVPVPDPDTRPVRNITNDELRSPVRAPDFHPPVRRYKQVGEGHFVLE from the coding sequence ATGACAGCGCCGATTATGTCCGTTTCGCATCTGACCACTGCCTTTCAGGTGAACGGCGAGTGGATGAATGTGGTGCGGGATTTATCCTTCACGATTGGCGAGAAAGAAACGGTCGCCGTGGTGGGGGAATCCGGCTCAGGAAAAAGCGTGATGGCGAAATCGATCATGCGCTTGCTGCCACCCGGCCAAAGTCGGACTGAGGGGCAGATTTATTTCGGCGACACTGAACTGTTGTCGCTTCCCAATAAAGCGATGCAGGATGTGCGCGGCAACCGCATTGGCATGATTTTTCAGGAGCCGATGACCAGCCTGAATCCGGTCTTGCCGATTGGCTACCAGATTACGGAAGTGCTGCGCCGTCATCGCGGCATGGGGAAAGCCGAAGCACGCGCCGAAGCGATACGACTGCTGGAAAAAGTACGCATTCCGGCGGCCAAATCACGGCTGAACGAATATCCGCAAAGTTTCTCCGGCGGGATGCGCCAGCGCGTGGTGATTGCGATTGCGCTGGCCTGTCACCCGAAGCTGTTGATCGCCGACGAACCGACAACGGCGCTGGATGTCACCATTCAGGCACAAATTCTGACGCTGATAAAAACCCTTCAGGAAGAAGAAGGGATGTCGGTGCTGTTTATTACCCACGATATGGGCGTGGTGGCGGAAGTCTCTGACCGCACGCTGGTGATGTATCAAGGCGAAATGGTAGAAAATGCCGTCACGCGGGAAATCTTTCATCATCCGCAACAGCCCTATACCCGCATGCTGCTGTCTGCCGTGCCCAAGCTTGGCTCGATGTCCGGCAGCGCATGGCCGCAGCGCTTTCCGCTAGTGGATCTCAAGACAGGCGAGCGCCAGCCAGTGCCGGATGCGGTGAATACGGTGTCGGGCGAGGAACCGGTGCTGACGGTAAAAAATCTGGTCACCCGATTTGATATCCGATCAGGGTTTTTCCGTCGGCTGTCTGGGCGGGTTCATGCGGTGGAGAATGTTTCGTTCGATCTTTGGCCGGGAGAAACGCTCGCGCTGGTTGGCGAATCGGGCTGTGGTAAATCCACCACCGGTCGGTCGATTATTCGTCTCAACGACGCCGTTAGCGGCGATATTCAGCTTCTGGGAAAAAATATCCTGACGGCGGATAAGCGTGAGCTGATCGATTCACGGCGGCAGATTCAGATGGTGTTTCAGGACCCGTATGAAAGCCTGAACCCGCGCATGCGGGTAGGGGAAGCGATTGCCGAACCCATGTTGCTGCACGGGCTGGCGACCCGACAGAATGTGAATGCAAGAGTCAGTGCTCTGTTGGAACAGGTGGGTTTATCCGGCGATATGGCTACGCGTTTCCCGCATCAGTTCTCTGGTGGGCAGCGGCAGCGCGTATGTATTGCCCGCGCACTGGCGCTGGAGCCGAAAGTGATTATTGCCGATGAATCGGTGTCGGCGTTGGATGTGTCCGTCAAGGCGCAGGTGATCAATCTGATGCTGGATCTCCAGCAGAAGCTCGGGCTGTCATTCCTGTTTATCTCGCACGATATGGCGGTTGTCGAACGTATCAGCCACCGTGTAGCGGTGATGTATCTCGGCGAAATTGTGGAGATCGGCCCACGTTCGGCGATCTTCGACAATCCGCAGCATGACTACACCCGGCGTCTGATTTCTGCGGTGCCTGTGCCTGACCCGGACACCCGTCCGGTGCGTAATATCACCAATGATGAACTGCGCAGCCCGGTACGCGCACCTGATTTCCATCCTCCCGTACGTCGCTATAAGCAGGTCGGAGAGGGACATTTTGTACTGGAGTGA
- a CDS encoding ABC transporter permease has product MTGNTIHQPAVVQKTVHPVMRVVMALINDRLALCGLIMLAIFVLLALLAPLLSPQNPYDLMQLDIMDGRLVPGSSSMAGMTYWLGTDDQGRDLFSAILYGTRISLIVGFSSAVFALLIGASLGLISAYVGGKTDATIMRIVDIQLSFPPILIALILLAVLGQGVDKIIMALVVTQWAYYARTIRGSALVERRRSYVDAARSMALSNRRILFRHILPNCLAPLIVVATMRIAYAIMLEATLSFLGIGLPVTEPSLGLLISNGFEYLMSGDYWISFFPGLTLLLLIVAINLVGDALRDILNPRN; this is encoded by the coding sequence ATGACAGGCAATACGATACACCAGCCCGCCGTCGTGCAAAAAACCGTACATCCAGTGATGCGCGTGGTGATGGCGCTGATCAACGATCGGTTGGCGCTGTGTGGGCTGATTATGTTGGCGATTTTTGTGCTGCTGGCGCTGCTTGCCCCACTTCTGTCGCCGCAGAATCCCTACGATCTGATGCAACTCGACATCATGGATGGTCGGCTTGTGCCGGGTTCCTCCAGTATGGCGGGCATGACGTACTGGCTGGGGACGGACGATCAGGGGCGCGACCTGTTCAGCGCCATTCTTTACGGCACTCGCATCAGCCTGATAGTCGGCTTCTCTAGTGCGGTGTTTGCGCTGCTGATTGGTGCCTCACTGGGCCTGATTAGCGCCTACGTCGGTGGAAAAACGGATGCCACGATCATGCGCATCGTTGATATCCAACTCAGTTTCCCTCCCATCCTGATTGCCCTGATCCTGTTGGCAGTGTTGGGGCAAGGGGTCGATAAAATCATTATGGCGCTGGTGGTAACCCAGTGGGCTTACTACGCGCGGACGATTCGCGGCTCGGCGCTGGTGGAACGTCGCCGCAGCTATGTGGACGCCGCGCGCAGCATGGCGTTGTCCAACCGCCGCATTCTGTTTCGCCATATTTTACCGAACTGTCTGGCACCTCTGATCGTCGTCGCGACGATGCGCATCGCTTACGCCATCATGTTAGAAGCCACGCTCTCGTTTCTGGGGATTGGGCTGCCTGTGACGGAGCCGTCGCTGGGGCTGCTGATCTCAAACGGTTTTGAGTACCTGATGTCGGGCGATTATTGGATCAGCTTCTTTCCGGGGCTGACGCTGTTGCTGCTGATTGTGGCGATCAATCTGGTGGGGGATGCGCTACGCGACATCCTCAACCCACGGAATTAA
- a CDS encoding ABC transporter permease produces the protein MIAYLLSRIGQTLLTLAVMSVLVFVGVYLVGNPVDMLLGATATPAERLAVMQSFGLDKPVWEQYGLFVWNAFQGDMGKSFIFNQPALTLIFQRMPATLELAMVAFVMALVVGIPLGIYAGLKPDSAVSKSIMTFSILGFSLPTFWIGLVMIMLFSVKLGWLPSSGRGDTHELLGIPFSFLTRDGLEHLLLPAFNLALFKISLVIRLMRAGVMECLQQDYVQFARAKGLSETRIVLVHVLRNTLIPLITVLGLELGSLIAFAVVTETIYAWPGMGKLIIDSIAVLDRPVILAYLMITVVMFSVINLLVDLLYVMVDPRVRLEGDKG, from the coding sequence ATGATAGCCTACCTGCTGAGCCGAATCGGACAAACGCTGCTGACGCTTGCTGTTATGTCGGTGCTGGTGTTTGTGGGTGTCTATCTGGTCGGTAACCCGGTCGATATGCTGTTGGGCGCGACGGCCACGCCAGCGGAACGGCTGGCGGTTATGCAGTCCTTTGGTCTGGATAAGCCCGTCTGGGAACAGTATGGGCTGTTTGTCTGGAACGCCTTTCAGGGCGATATGGGCAAGTCTTTTATCTTTAACCAACCCGCACTGACGCTGATTTTTCAGCGGATGCCCGCAACGCTCGAACTGGCGATGGTGGCGTTCGTCATGGCGCTGGTTGTTGGTATCCCGCTGGGGATTTACGCTGGCCTGAAGCCGGACAGCGCGGTGTCCAAATCCATCATGACCTTCTCCATTCTGGGCTTTAGCCTGCCCACGTTCTGGATTGGGCTGGTGATGATCATGCTGTTCAGCGTAAAGCTAGGCTGGCTGCCCTCGTCGGGCAGGGGCGATACGCATGAGCTATTGGGTATCCCGTTCAGCTTTCTGACTCGTGACGGTCTCGAACATCTTCTCCTGCCTGCGTTTAACCTCGCGCTGTTTAAAATCTCGCTGGTCATCCGCCTGATGCGTGCGGGGGTGATGGAATGCCTGCAACAAGATTATGTGCAGTTTGCGCGCGCGAAGGGGCTGTCAGAAACCCGTATCGTGCTGGTGCATGTGCTGCGCAACACGCTGATTCCCTTAATTACCGTGCTGGGCCTGGAGCTGGGATCGCTGATCGCGTTCGCCGTCGTCACGGAAACCATTTACGCCTGGCCGGGTATGGGCAAGCTGATTATCGACTCGATTGCTGTGCTCGACCGTCCGGTCATCCTTGCTTACCTGATGATTACCGTCGTGATGTTCAGCGTGATTAACCTGCTGGTCGATTTGCTGTATGTCATGGTCGATCCGCGTGTGCGGCTGGAAGGAGACAAGGGATGA